A single genomic interval of Lewinellaceae bacterium harbors:
- a CDS encoding glycoside hydrolase family 92 protein, translating to MRLIVIPILFILLVSSCSNTERPGNLSESPVEDYTQYVNPRIGTSKMGHVFPGATAPFGMVQLSPQTNFEPMYEEDGGYNKETYEYCAGYQYRDSTIIGFSHTNFSGTGHSDLGDFLVMPTTGPLVLEPLLTPEGKKGFYSVFSHDKEVASPGYYAVDLDSYGIRAEMTTSDRVGYHRYTFPETRDAHIILDMVYDVYYHDNKNVWTFIRVENDSLVTGFRQTKGWARTRLEYFAMQFSKPFKHYGHKKYDKVIYDGFYRQFDQTENFPEMAGHNLRAYFDFDMAAGEVLEIKMALSPVSTDGALKNLKAEIPHWNFNQIHEETRQKWNHELAKIAATTLTEGDKINFYTALYHASLSPVLYEDTDGQYRGLDQNIHTSDGFTNYTIFSLWDTYRALHPLFNLIQPQRNNDMIKSMLAHQAQSVHHMLPVWSHYANENWCMTGYHAVSVIADAAVKQVGDFDLNAALKATVSTANVRYFAGLGDYLDYHYVPEDKSPYSVTKTLEYAYDDWCIAQLARHAGDPATEKTFSERAEYYRNVFNPATGFMSPRLANGKFRKDFDPMDTHGQGFIEGNAWNYGLYVPQNLEEMIEMMGGKERFSQHLDSLFTMEIADEYIEKNEDITRDGIIGNYVHGNEPGHHIAYLYNWTGHPEKTQSRVRMILNTMYAPNVNGLCGNDDAGQMSAWYIFSSLGFYPVTPGSDVYALGSPLVKEAVIRLDNGKELRIVAENQSPENVYVSKVTWNGRELSNHEVHHSDLMAGGDLVFTMRSTPE from the coding sequence ATGAGACTGATAGTTATTCCCATTCTGTTTATCCTTCTGGTTTCCTCCTGCTCCAATACAGAACGGCCAGGGAACCTATCCGAAAGTCCTGTAGAAGATTATACACAATACGTAAACCCACGTATCGGAACCAGCAAAATGGGCCATGTGTTCCCCGGAGCTACCGCACCTTTCGGGATGGTTCAACTAAGTCCCCAAACCAATTTCGAACCCATGTATGAGGAGGATGGAGGTTATAACAAGGAAACCTATGAATACTGTGCAGGTTACCAATACCGGGATTCCACCATTATTGGATTTTCACATACGAACTTCAGCGGAACCGGGCACTCGGACCTGGGTGACTTTCTGGTGATGCCCACCACCGGGCCTCTGGTTCTGGAACCCCTGCTTACGCCGGAAGGGAAAAAAGGATTTTATTCGGTCTTTTCTCACGATAAAGAAGTAGCATCGCCTGGCTATTATGCTGTCGATCTGGACAGTTATGGCATCCGGGCTGAAATGACCACCAGCGACCGGGTCGGTTACCACCGGTATACGTTTCCGGAAACTCGTGACGCCCATATCATTCTCGACATGGTATACGATGTGTATTACCACGATAATAAAAATGTATGGACGTTTATCCGCGTGGAGAATGATTCGCTGGTCACCGGCTTCCGGCAGACCAAAGGATGGGCGCGTACGCGCCTGGAATATTTTGCCATGCAATTCTCGAAACCATTCAAGCATTACGGACACAAAAAATACGACAAGGTTATTTACGACGGTTTTTACCGGCAATTTGACCAAACGGAGAATTTTCCAGAAATGGCTGGCCATAACCTGAGGGCCTATTTTGATTTTGATATGGCTGCCGGGGAAGTACTTGAAATTAAAATGGCTTTGTCACCGGTCAGTACGGATGGAGCCTTAAAAAACCTGAAGGCTGAGATACCCCACTGGAATTTCAACCAGATCCACGAAGAAACCCGTCAGAAATGGAATCATGAACTGGCTAAAATCGCAGCAACAACTCTGACGGAAGGTGATAAAATCAATTTCTATACCGCCCTATACCATGCCAGTTTGTCTCCAGTCCTGTACGAAGATACTGATGGCCAATACCGGGGCCTGGACCAGAACATCCACACTTCTGACGGTTTTACCAACTACACCATCTTTTCACTTTGGGATACTTACCGTGCCCTTCACCCTTTGTTTAATCTGATCCAGCCGCAGCGGAATAACGACATGATCAAAAGCATGCTGGCCCACCAGGCGCAGAGCGTCCACCACATGCTGCCGGTCTGGAGTCACTATGCCAATGAAAACTGGTGCATGACCGGTTATCATGCGGTTTCGGTTATCGCCGATGCTGCCGTCAAACAAGTCGGCGATTTTGACCTGAATGCGGCGCTGAAGGCTACCGTAAGTACAGCAAATGTCCGTTATTTTGCCGGCCTGGGCGACTATCTGGACTACCATTATGTGCCGGAAGATAAAAGCCCCTACTCGGTAACCAAGACCCTGGAATACGCCTACGATGACTGGTGTATCGCTCAGCTGGCACGGCATGCTGGTGATCCGGCTACTGAAAAGACCTTTTCCGAACGGGCGGAATATTACCGGAATGTGTTCAACCCGGCTACCGGCTTTATGAGTCCCAGGTTGGCGAATGGAAAATTTCGCAAAGACTTTGACCCGATGGATACGCACGGCCAGGGATTTATCGAGGGGAATGCCTGGAATTATGGGTTATATGTTCCACAAAACCTCGAAGAAATGATTGAAATGATGGGCGGCAAGGAGCGGTTTTCCCAGCACCTGGACTCCTTATTTACCATGGAGATTGCCGACGAATACATCGAAAAGAATGAAGACATCACCCGTGATGGTATCATCGGGAACTATGTCCATGGCAATGAACCGGGGCACCATATCGCTTATCTTTACAATTGGACCGGGCATCCTGAGAAGACCCAGTCCCGGGTTCGTATGATCCTGAATACGATGTATGCTCCCAATGTTAATGGCCTGTGTGGCAACGACGATGCAGGTCAGATGAGCGCCTGGTACATCTTCAGCAGCCTAGGCTTTTATCCGGTCACTCCCGGATCGGATGTGTACGCCCTGGGCAGTCCTCTGGTTAAGGAAGCAGTGATCCGGCTCGATAACGGTAAGGAACTCCGGATCGTAGCCGAAAATCAAAGCCCGGAAAATGTGTACGTAAGTAAGGTGACATGGAATGGCAGGGAGCTGTCCAACCATGAGGTCCATCATAGCGACCTGATGGCGGGAGGAGACCTGGTGTTTACCATGCGGTCCACGCCGGAGTAG
- a CDS encoding T9SS type A sorting domain-containing protein encodes MTFIKNIILLGVTCTTVAALPAQSFKTIGYLLTDHFDALEFIELDHLTHLNIAFANPDAEGNLITDGISIDAAVAKAHTYNVAVFISLAGASAQLADWQDRIAPAGRAEFIHGIIRYVYQHQLQGVDVDLEWDNVNDDYSGFVLELKDSLAHHGFMLSAALPGGYRYPQITSEALAAFDWVNLMVYDLTGPWTPDDPGPHSPYSFAVSSINFWTQQGLTKDRMTLGVPFYGYDFTYLDHIISVTYGDMVARDSAYAQTDQVGAIYYNGLPTMTDKTRLALSMTSGVMIWEIGQDQFGPLSLLRRIAETIAAFNPTSNYTATETSKITLYPNPANDVLQIKMEDQKNLKITLYSQSLRLLRTSHYMQQSEVSVDLSPYPKGTYFVIVESGSLKRTFTILKL; translated from the coding sequence ATGACTTTCATCAAGAACATCATCCTGCTTGGCGTGACATGCACTACGGTGGCTGCATTACCGGCACAATCCTTCAAAACCATCGGTTATCTGCTGACAGATCATTTTGATGCACTGGAGTTCATCGAGCTGGATCACCTGACACATTTAAACATTGCTTTTGCAAACCCGGATGCGGAAGGCAATCTGATCACGGATGGCATCTCCATTGATGCTGCTGTCGCGAAAGCCCATACCTATAATGTTGCCGTGTTCATTTCTCTGGCCGGGGCCTCTGCTCAACTTGCCGACTGGCAAGACCGGATTGCTCCGGCCGGACGGGCGGAATTCATCCACGGGATCATCCGGTATGTTTACCAGCATCAACTTCAGGGCGTCGATGTGGACCTGGAATGGGATAACGTCAACGATGATTACAGTGGTTTCGTGCTCGAGTTAAAAGATTCTCTCGCACACCATGGCTTCATGCTTTCCGCAGCCCTGCCCGGAGGTTATCGCTATCCGCAAATCACTTCGGAAGCCCTGGCTGCATTTGATTGGGTCAATCTAATGGTTTACGACCTGACCGGCCCCTGGACTCCCGATGATCCGGGGCCGCATTCCCCCTACTCTTTTGCTGTGAGCTCCATCAACTTCTGGACCCAGCAAGGACTAACCAAAGACCGGATGACGCTGGGTGTACCCTTTTATGGCTACGATTTTACATACCTTGATCACATCATTTCGGTCACTTATGGTGATATGGTGGCCCGGGACAGCGCTTACGCGCAAACAGACCAGGTCGGGGCAATTTATTACAACGGCCTTCCTACCATGACCGATAAAACCAGACTGGCGCTTAGCATGACGAGTGGCGTAATGATCTGGGAAATCGGACAAGACCAGTTTGGACCTCTTTCATTGCTCCGGCGAATTGCCGAAACCATTGCTGCTTTCAACCCTACTTCTAATTACACTGCAACAGAAACCTCGAAAATTACGCTGTATCCAAATCCGGCTAACGATGTTCTGCAGATCAAAATGGAAGATCAGAAGAACCTGAAAATCACCTTGTATTCGCAATCCTTACGCCTCCTGAGGACATCCCACTACATGCAGCAGTCGGAGGTATCCGTGGATTTAAGTCCCTATCCGAAAGGCACCTATTTCGTCATCGTGGAGAGCGGTTCTCTGAAACGAACATTTACCATACTTAAACTCTAG
- a CDS encoding cupin domain-containing protein, whose translation MAEWKNFGTPDEVREFPKGRLELINVGGAVIGRGIFDPGWRWADSVQPIVNTHSCEAPHFQYHVSGILHVVMDDGTEFDCYPGDVSILPSGHDAWTVGDEPAVVIDFQGMIDYAKHL comes from the coding sequence ATGGCGGAATGGAAAAATTTCGGGACACCCGATGAGGTCCGCGAATTTCCGAAAGGAAGACTTGAACTGATCAACGTTGGAGGGGCCGTCATTGGCCGTGGCATTTTTGATCCCGGATGGCGCTGGGCCGATTCCGTGCAACCCATCGTAAATACCCACAGCTGTGAAGCGCCTCATTTCCAATATCATGTTTCCGGCATCCTCCACGTTGTGATGGACGACGGAACGGAATTTGACTGCTATCCGGGAGATGTGTCCATCCTGCCTTCAGGCCATGATGCGTGGACGGTTGGAGATGAACCGGCCGTAGTCATTGATTTTCAGGGTATGATCGACTACGCAAAGCATTTGTAA
- a CDS encoding AraC family transcriptional regulator, whose protein sequence is MVKSGITLKRKEIINIETLEKFERLINLNPAPFDIDLMVMPGTLEDKHKNCETIPALRRQFNLVYLLLEGEHDVKLGAEQLQLNCNDLVIVPENTLYASDHIKNCKGYCIHFKSEFLKQSLSRPLTEEFPYFHFDAPHIINLTPEESEQIQSSFKNIIEEYNRFSSEKLSILNNLVFILLLRTREIYGKRAKELKNTINRREQLANHFKLLVEKYFIEKRTVIEYAEMLHISSKHLTEVVSETFGRSPLQIIHDILLLEAKVLLGSTDKSISEIAYQLKFDDQSHFAHFIKKRTGCTPLELRKKL, encoded by the coding sequence ATGGTCAAATCTGGCATAACCCTGAAAAGAAAAGAAATCATCAATATTGAAACGCTGGAGAAATTCGAGCGGTTGATCAACCTGAATCCGGCGCCCTTTGATATCGATCTGATGGTCATGCCGGGAACCCTGGAGGATAAGCATAAAAATTGCGAAACCATTCCGGCGCTGAGAAGGCAATTTAACCTGGTCTACCTTTTACTGGAAGGGGAGCATGATGTAAAACTGGGGGCGGAGCAACTACAACTTAATTGCAATGATCTCGTCATTGTGCCCGAAAATACGCTCTATGCCAGTGATCATATTAAAAACTGCAAAGGGTACTGCATCCATTTTAAATCCGAATTTCTGAAGCAATCGTTATCCCGTCCATTGACCGAGGAGTTTCCCTATTTCCATTTTGATGCTCCCCATATTATTAATTTGACTCCGGAAGAGAGTGAGCAGATTCAGTCCTCATTCAAAAATATAATCGAAGAATACAACCGCTTTTCTTCCGAGAAATTATCCATTCTAAATAACCTGGTATTTATTTTACTCCTCCGGACCAGAGAAATTTATGGAAAGCGTGCAAAGGAATTAAAGAATACCATAAACCGGCGTGAGCAACTGGCCAATCATTTTAAATTGCTGGTTGAAAAGTATTTTATTGAAAAGCGTACCGTGATCGAATATGCGGAAATGCTCCACATCTCTTCCAAACACCTTACTGAAGTGGTTAGTGAAACGTTTGGCCGCTCGCCTTTGCAGATCATTCACGACATTTTATTGCTCGAAGCGAAGGTCCTGTTGGGTTCTACGGATAAATCCATATCCGAGATCGCCTATCAGCTGAAATTCGATGATCAGTCCCACTTCGCGCATTTCATTAAAAAACGTACCGGATGCACGCCATTGGAACTGCGCAAGAAACTCTGA
- a CDS encoding nuclear transport factor 2 family protein, with amino-acid sequence MKTLKMTFTVMAMLFTLIMNAQKDLNTEFQNYLNEVYGAFNQGGWEKLKAYYTPTATEVDPDGTITSGLIQLDAYYQNFDVTMESKPKFTYLVKNSKLIGEDVALIVWSGTVEFTVNGETLKNKGTTSAVLVKKEGKWMIEQTQITTVPSEGEKY; translated from the coding sequence ATGAAAACACTTAAGATGACTTTTACAGTAATGGCAATGCTGTTCACACTTATTATGAATGCTCAGAAGGACCTGAATACGGAATTCCAAAACTACCTCAATGAGGTGTATGGAGCTTTTAATCAGGGCGGATGGGAAAAACTCAAAGCCTACTACACTCCTACCGCTACTGAAGTCGATCCGGATGGGACGATCACCAGCGGGTTAATCCAGCTGGATGCTTACTACCAAAATTTTGACGTCACGATGGAATCGAAGCCTAAGTTCACCTATCTCGTTAAAAACTCGAAACTAATAGGTGAAGATGTTGCCCTGATCGTCTGGTCAGGGACTGTGGAATTTACAGTCAATGGCGAAACATTAAAAAATAAGGGAACAACTTCAGCGGTATTGGTGAAAAAAGAAGGCAAATGGATGATCGAACAAACGCAAATAACAACGGTCCCATCAGAAGGGGAAAAATATTAA
- a CDS encoding response regulator, whose translation MFIRSFILLCLLTGFHAFAHQAATDSLLQVIPSLPDTQKISTYFEICRELVGQDKAGALDAANKALTIARQNGDPRWIARAMNIMVACLQIHGEMKDAYEMAQSAVSYAEKSNNNITLLESYGLLSNAYGLNSEWDKALIYGDKSRQVAEAIQDTLGMLDAYSIIAVCHMELKNFEEAKALNELCIRLSQLAGRDYEYGRAEVNLGENYYREHNWEDAIKHTEIGAAVFAKMNYDVGVAQAKAILANAYYELGDQIKSKETSEEMLRVLGSALNDPLAGEAYKVLGLVALDQHEFDIAEKYFLQSVSLAQLDNNYKILKVAYHGLEMVYLIKGELENSRKYKNLFEATADSVFSENTLRNISEYQVKYQTALKEQQILKEKQRRNQWVLGSTFAMLLFVGYFFIVRNQQIHLRKETEMQAALEHAEAERQAGINQVKSIFFTNISHEFRTPLTLITSPLQQLLKGDLKGDVKKYYEAMLRNAQRLLLLVNQLLDLSKLESGNLQLNTEPGDMKKFLRLIINSFESLAIRKNVTLEFNAPDETIVVNFDRDKLEKILNNLISNAMKFCDDNSSIVLDLKWVEQAKNMLLIQVTDQGLVIPAEDIPEIFNRFGQSVVSEIQPGSGIGLALTKELVEFHGGTIRVESLENGTTCFSFTLQVQAVGPSEDIRGYSPAIIATATTAKEEIPGEPLAVEGAAKILVVEDNAELRNYLFSILNPKYEVILARNGKEALSTAQEVIPDMVISDIMMPEMDGTTLCRLLKTKEHTSHIPVILLTALSETEDKISGLKIGADDYLTKPFNLDELTTRVNNLLERTERQKKHFLRQLLTMKPNEIKAENPDEVFLSRVKMIIEENMEDETFSVVELANAIGYSRSQLHRKLTALIDQAPNELIRNFRLERARQLIRQHAGTVSEIAYRCGFSSPAYFNKCYKDKYGTTPLSSE comes from the coding sequence ATGTTCATTCGCAGTTTCATCCTCTTGTGCTTGCTGACCGGTTTTCATGCATTCGCTCATCAGGCGGCGACCGACAGTCTGCTCCAGGTCATACCATCATTGCCGGATACCCAAAAAATATCCACCTATTTTGAAATCTGCCGGGAATTGGTGGGGCAGGACAAAGCAGGAGCACTCGATGCTGCCAATAAAGCATTGACTATTGCCCGCCAAAACGGAGACCCACGATGGATAGCCCGCGCCATGAACATAATGGTGGCATGCCTTCAGATCCACGGAGAGATGAAAGACGCCTATGAAATGGCTCAATCAGCAGTGAGCTATGCAGAGAAATCCAACAATAACATCACCTTGCTAGAGTCCTACGGCTTACTCTCCAATGCTTATGGTCTTAATTCCGAATGGGATAAAGCGCTCATTTATGGCGACAAAAGCCGACAGGTCGCCGAAGCGATCCAGGACACTCTGGGCATGCTGGATGCCTACAGTATCATTGCCGTTTGCCACATGGAATTGAAAAATTTCGAGGAAGCCAAAGCCCTGAACGAATTATGCATCAGGCTAAGCCAACTGGCCGGCAGGGATTATGAATACGGGAGAGCCGAGGTCAATCTCGGAGAAAATTATTACCGGGAACATAATTGGGAAGATGCCATCAAGCACACCGAAATAGGAGCCGCTGTTTTTGCTAAAATGAATTACGACGTGGGAGTAGCTCAGGCAAAGGCCATACTTGCCAACGCCTATTATGAGCTTGGTGACCAGATTAAGAGCAAAGAGACCAGTGAGGAGATGTTACGTGTCCTGGGCTCCGCACTCAATGATCCATTGGCAGGAGAGGCCTACAAGGTGCTGGGTTTGGTCGCCCTCGATCAGCACGAATTCGACATCGCTGAAAAATATTTTTTGCAATCGGTATCATTGGCTCAATTGGACAACAATTATAAAATACTCAAGGTGGCATACCATGGACTGGAAATGGTTTATCTGATCAAAGGAGAACTAGAAAATTCCAGAAAATATAAAAACCTTTTTGAAGCCACTGCCGATTCGGTCTTCTCTGAAAATACATTGCGCAATATCTCGGAATACCAGGTTAAATATCAGACTGCATTAAAAGAACAACAAATCCTGAAAGAAAAACAACGCAGGAATCAATGGGTACTCGGCTCAACATTCGCGATGTTGCTATTTGTCGGGTATTTTTTCATTGTACGCAACCAGCAGATCCATCTGCGCAAAGAGACTGAGATGCAGGCAGCCCTGGAACATGCAGAGGCTGAGCGTCAGGCAGGCATAAATCAGGTCAAAAGCATATTTTTTACCAACATCAGTCATGAGTTCAGAACACCCCTTACCCTGATCACGAGTCCACTCCAGCAATTACTGAAAGGTGACCTGAAGGGAGATGTAAAAAAATATTACGAAGCCATGCTTCGCAATGCACAACGGTTGTTATTGCTGGTTAATCAACTGCTTGACTTGAGCAAGCTGGAAAGTGGCAATCTGCAGTTGAATACCGAACCGGGAGACATGAAAAAATTTCTCCGGTTAATCATCAATTCATTCGAAAGTCTGGCCATTAGGAAAAATGTAACCCTCGAATTTAATGCTCCGGATGAAACCATTGTCGTGAATTTTGACCGGGATAAATTGGAGAAAATCCTGAATAATCTGATTTCCAATGCTATGAAATTTTGTGATGACAACAGCAGCATAGTACTGGATTTGAAATGGGTCGAACAGGCAAAAAATATGCTGCTCATCCAGGTCACTGATCAGGGTCTGGTCATCCCTGCTGAGGATATACCGGAAATATTCAACCGTTTTGGCCAGTCCGTGGTATCCGAAATTCAGCCCGGAAGCGGCATTGGACTGGCTCTCACCAAGGAGCTGGTTGAATTTCACGGCGGCACGATCCGGGTTGAGAGCCTGGAAAATGGTACAACTTGTTTTTCATTCACCCTCCAAGTTCAAGCGGTGGGGCCTTCGGAAGACATTCGAGGGTATTCCCCGGCAATCATTGCAACTGCTACAACCGCAAAGGAAGAAATACCCGGTGAACCGTTAGCGGTCGAAGGAGCCGCAAAGATACTGGTGGTAGAGGACAATGCAGAGCTGCGCAACTACCTTTTCAGCATCCTCAATCCTAAATACGAGGTCATTCTTGCGCGCAATGGTAAAGAAGCATTGAGTACTGCGCAGGAAGTCATCCCTGATATGGTGATCTCAGACATTATGATGCCGGAAATGGATGGAACAACGTTATGTCGCCTCCTTAAAACAAAGGAACATACCAGTCACATACCAGTCATTTTGCTCACGGCCTTGTCTGAAACAGAAGATAAAATCAGCGGGCTCAAAATTGGAGCAGATGATTACCTGACAAAGCCTTTTAACCTCGATGAATTAACCACCAGGGTCAATAATTTACTGGAACGGACAGAACGGCAAAAGAAACATTTTCTTCGCCAGTTATTGACCATGAAGCCAAACGAAATCAAAGCCGAGAATCCGGATGAGGTATTTTTATCCCGGGTCAAAATGATCATCGAAGAGAATATGGAGGATGAAACCTTCAGCGTCGTGGAACTGGCCAATGCAATTGGATACAGCAGGTCTCAACTGCACCGAAAGTTGACTGCTTTGATCGATCAGGCGCCGAATGAGCTCATCCGAAATTTCCGTTTGGAAAGAGCCCGGCAACTCATAAGACAACATGCTGGTACCGTATCGGAGATCGCCTACCGTTGTGGGTTTAGTTCACCAGCCTACTTCAATAAATGTTATAAGGATAAATACGGTACCACTCCACTTTCCAGCGAATGA
- a CDS encoding N-acetyltransferase: MELIELNELTPSQKEEVIELWNREYPAKISLAGLTEFDQYLDSLLEPKHLVLLDTKQTIKGWLTYFFREGGQWFAILLDSSLQGQGWGTRILDLAKEKTNELHGWVIPDDEELKQNGEVYTSPLGFYVKNQFVIHPEIQSIKKDTLSIKISWYKL; this comes from the coding sequence ATGGAATTGATCGAATTAAATGAACTGACCCCATCTCAAAAAGAAGAGGTCATCGAATTATGGAACCGGGAATATCCGGCAAAAATCAGCCTGGCCGGCCTGACGGAATTCGATCAGTATCTGGATTCGCTGCTGGAGCCCAAACACCTGGTGCTGCTCGACACCAAGCAAACGATCAAGGGCTGGCTGACTTATTTCTTCCGGGAAGGCGGACAGTGGTTTGCCATATTGCTGGATTCATCTTTACAGGGACAGGGCTGGGGCACCCGCATTCTGGACCTTGCCAAGGAGAAAACCAATGAACTACACGGGTGGGTCATTCCGGACGATGAGGAGCTAAAACAGAACGGCGAAGTCTATACATCACCACTTGGGTTTTATGTAAAAAATCAATTTGTCATCCATCCGGAAATCCAGAGTATCAAAAAGGATACGTTGAGTATTAAGATATCCTGGTATAAACTATGA
- a CDS encoding DinB family protein yields the protein MRLLSFLLLFILPVSKNQVYGQLARPWTEKDRAYLVENLERTRNAIIEETKNLTLEQWSFKPDSNQWSIGQVLEHLGLYERIFAQEADIMLSTDPDPQMDTLSMPDSSYINWMNDPSPHKAEWNAEPLGFMQGEDNLTFFLFGRNHLVNFVKNTSYDLKSHFTFRWGDEKRRSIHALMVVHFGHTDRHLRQILRIKNNPKYPI from the coding sequence ATGAGACTGCTTTCATTCCTTCTCCTTTTTATATTGCCGGTTTCGAAAAATCAGGTGTACGGCCAACTAGCAAGGCCATGGACAGAAAAAGACCGGGCCTATCTGGTTGAGAATCTGGAACGTACGCGGAATGCGATCATTGAAGAAACCAAAAATTTAACGCTGGAGCAATGGAGCTTCAAACCCGATTCGAATCAGTGGAGTATCGGTCAGGTCCTGGAGCATCTGGGACTGTATGAACGCATCTTTGCCCAGGAGGCGGACATCATGTTAAGTACGGATCCGGATCCGCAAATGGATACACTGTCCATGCCGGATAGCTCTTATATCAACTGGATGAATGATCCAAGTCCCCACAAAGCGGAATGGAATGCCGAACCCCTGGGATTTATGCAGGGAGAAGATAACTTAACTTTCTTCTTATTCGGTCGCAATCATCTGGTGAATTTCGTAAAGAACACCAGCTATGATCTCAAATCACATTTTACCTTCCGATGGGGAGATGAAAAAAGGAGAAGCATTCATGCGTTGATGGTCGTCCATTTTGGGCATACTGACCGGCATCTCAGGCAGATACTACGGATCAAAAATAATCCCAAATACCCGATATAG
- a CDS encoding DinB family protein has protein sequence MKPIIYFHLILLLPHFGLAQSKEQIWTSTDREYLLSGLKTTESNFLQEVRDLTNEQLHFKPDSSQWSIAEVMEHLGVYEELLYWDLLNNQYTEERPDLVDAVYGIDSIMVAYSTDPNKGQAPFVAQPIGRFKEKVDLINYFTRFRKEVITLVQDTDVDFRLHFIFRPADWGVWHIRDLHQYTLLWIAHTDRHLNQIKRIKSNPGFPE, from the coding sequence ATGAAACCAATAATATATTTTCACCTGATCTTGCTGCTACCTCATTTTGGGCTGGCACAAAGCAAAGAGCAAATCTGGACAAGTACCGACAGGGAATATTTACTATCCGGATTAAAAACTACCGAATCCAATTTCCTGCAAGAAGTTAGGGATTTAACCAATGAACAACTTCATTTTAAACCGGATAGTAGTCAATGGTCTATTGCAGAGGTAATGGAACATTTAGGAGTCTATGAAGAACTACTGTATTGGGACCTTTTAAACAATCAATATACCGAAGAACGCCCGGACCTTGTAGATGCCGTTTATGGGATAGATAGCATCATGGTTGCCTATTCCACTGACCCTAACAAAGGTCAGGCACCATTTGTCGCACAACCGATCGGAAGATTCAAAGAAAAAGTAGACCTCATCAACTACTTTACCCGTTTTCGTAAAGAAGTGATCACCTTAGTACAGGATACCGATGTAGATTTCAGGTTGCATTTCATTTTCAGACCCGCCGATTGGGGTGTCTGGCACATCAGGGACCTCCATCAATATACCTTACTTTGGATTGCTCATACCGACAGGCATTTAAATCAGATAAAGAGAATAAAATCAAATCCTGGGTTTCCAGAATAG